A region of the Clostridium estertheticum subsp. estertheticum genome:
ATGTAATGCTCTAAATCGAAAAACAATGCATCTTTAAAGAGTTGTTTATTTCCGTCCATGGTAAGAGAGCCTTCTACTGAAATATCTCCTACCTTAATACTATTAAGTTTTGTAATCACAATATCACTCTTTTCTACTAAGTTTTAAGAAGCAAAACCGTAAATTTGCACATGTCTAATTTAAAACTCTGCTCTACTTACATGTTATCACATTTTAACTATTTTATAAAAGCATTTTATACATTTAATAAATTTTATTCTTGTTCTTTATTGACACTAATATAGAACCATGTTAGTATATTATTGAGAATAGTTTTCATTAAGGAGTGATTGTTATAAGCATTTATGATTTAAAGCCAGGAGATAAAGCACTAATTCAATCGGTTTGCGGGGACGACAAGTTTGCTAAAAGATTACTCGCATTAGGCTTCATTGAAGGTACCGAAGTTAAATTAATTGCTACTGCACCTTTAGGAGATCCTATAATTATTAATTTACGTGGTTTTAATATAGCCATTAGAAAGAATGACGCTAA
Encoded here:
- a CDS encoding FeoA family protein produces the protein MSIYDLKPGDKALIQSVCGDDKFAKRLLALGFIEGTEVKLIATAPLGDPIIINLRGFNIAIRKNDAKNISILKS